From Miscanthus floridulus cultivar M001 chromosome 15, ASM1932011v1, whole genome shotgun sequence, the proteins below share one genomic window:
- the LOC136509474 gene encoding protein ZINC INDUCED FACILITATOR-LIKE 1-like yields the protein MVLLLLKTKREFLKQKIVQQLFENVAAFSDLALTKVLFFSPLCLFSALPITCLFPFLYFMVRDFHIAKTEEDIGFYAGFLAASYMVGRGFSSIFWGILADRIGRKPVIAFSILSVVIFNTLFGLSTTYWMAITTRLVLGALNGLLAPIKAYCVEVCQTEHQALGLSIVNTAWALGLIVGPTLGGYLSQPTEKYPHIFSKDSVFGRFPYLLPCLSVSAFATIVLISCEWLPETIHKHKVPEMDTKIFKALSSEEGYWDPPRKKKSLLQNRPWISTMLPYCFFSLHDTAYSEILSLWAVSDRKYGGLSFSTEDIGQVLAMAGASLLVYQLTIYRWVHKILGAVNSSRIASAVSILVLATYPFMTYLSGVKLSFALYSAAMMRSALAITVNTGISLLQNNAVCQEQRGTANGISTTAMSFFKSIAPVGAGALFSWAQKRQDAAFLPGDQVVFMVLNLVQLLGLISTFEPFLVLPALPK from the exons ATGGTGTTGCTTTTACTGAAGACGAAGAGGGAATTTCTGAAACAAAAGATTGTGCAGCAACTATTCG AGAACGTTGCGGCGTTCTCAGATCTGGCTCTGACAAAAGTTTTGTTTTTTTCCCCTTTGTGCCTTTTTTCAGCTTTGCCAATCACGTGCCTCTTCCCCTTCCTGTATTTCATG GTAAGGGACTTCCACATTGCTAAAACAGAGGAAGATATTGGATTTTATGCTGGTTTTCTTG CCGCATCATACATGGTGGGCAGAGGCTTTTCTTCAATTTTTTGGGGCATTCTCGCAGACCGTATTGGACGGAAGCCTGTCATCGCATTTTCAATCTTGTCTGT GGTCATATTTAACACACTATTTGGTCTAAGTACAACGTATTGGATGGCAATTACTACAAGACTTGTGCTGGGTGCTCTAAATGGCCTGCTTGCCCCAATAAAG GCATATTGCGTTGAAGTTTGTCAAACCGAACATCAGGCACTTGGACTCTCAATT GTGAACACGGCATGGGCTTTGGGTCTTATTGTTGGTCCAACTCTTGGAGGTTACCTTTCACAG CCAACTGAGAAATATCCTCACATATTTTCCAAAGATTCTGTCTTTGGCAG ATTTCCATATCTTTTACCCTGTCTAAGTGTATCAGCATTTGCTACAATTGTCCTCATAAGCTGTGAATGGCTTCCG GAGACTATACATAAACATAAAGTTCCCGAAATGGATaccaaaatatttaaagcattGTCATCAGAAGAGGGTTATTGGGATCCACCTCGCAAGAAGAAGAGTTTGCTCCAGAACAGGCCTTGGATATCAACTATGCTACCTTACTGCTTTTTTAGTCTTCATGACACAGCATATAGTGAG ATACTTTCCTTGTGGGCTGTGAGCGATCGGAAGTATGGCGGCCTTAGCTTCTCAACTGAAGATATTGGTCAGGTTCTTGCTATGGCAG GTGCCAGTCTTCTAGTATACCAGCTTACCATTTATCGCTGGGTTCATAAAATTCTTGGAGCAGTGAACTCATCACGTATTGCATCT GCTGtgtctatacttgttcttgcaaCTTATCCCTTTATGACATACCTATCGGGAGTGAAACTTTCATTTGCTCTTtattctgctgccatgatgagaAGTGCTCTTGCG ATCACTGTCAACACAGGAATTTCCCTTCTACAGAATAATGCTGTG TGCCAAGAACAAAGAGGCACCGCAAATGGTATATCAACAACTGCAATGTCATTCTTCAAGTCAATTGCTCCAGTAGGTGCAGGGGCTCT ATTCTCATGGGCACAAAAACGTCAAGATGCTGCTTTCCTGCCAG GTGATCAGGTGGTGTTCATGGTGCTGAATCTGGTGCAGCTCCTTGGGCTGATATCCACCTTTGAGCCCTTTCTGGTGTTACCTGCATTGCCAAAGTAG